From Methanococcus maripaludis, the proteins below share one genomic window:
- a CDS encoding signal recognition particle protein Srp54 has protein sequence MLDKLGQNLSDALNKLKNATFVDKKLVKEVIKDIQKALIQSDVNVKLVFNMSKEIERKAIDEAPPKGLSKKEHIVKIVYDELVKLLGETTQKLELDPSKKSVILLIGIQGSGKTTSAAKLARYIQKKGLRPGLIAADVYRPAAYQQLKQLSEKINVPLFGDETRTKTPVEITKEGMEKLKKVDVVIIDTAGRHKEEEGLLAEMKEMKDLTNPNEIILVIDGTLGQQAKNQAKAFKESVSEIGSILVTKLDGSAKGGGALSAVAEINAPIKFIGTGEGVDNLEQFDPKKFISRILGLGDLDSLLEKTEDIMDESTEESIDSILKGKFTLIELYAQLETISKMGPMKQILSMIPGMGGNMPKEAAQLTEAKLKRYKIMMDSMTMEEKENPELIKTSRLQRIAKGAGVKQEEIKDLLKYYSTTKNAFGNLKRGKMPKMGGQMGQIMRQLMYKD, from the coding sequence ATGCTTGATAAATTAGGCCAGAATCTCTCTGATGCACTAAACAAACTTAAAAACGCTACTTTTGTCGATAAAAAACTCGTAAAAGAAGTAATTAAAGATATTCAAAAGGCTTTAATCCAGTCCGACGTCAACGTGAAATTAGTATTTAACATGAGTAAGGAAATTGAGAGAAAAGCTATCGACGAAGCGCCTCCAAAGGGACTTTCAAAAAAAGAACACATTGTAAAGATTGTTTACGATGAACTCGTAAAATTACTTGGTGAAACCACTCAAAAATTAGAGCTTGACCCTTCAAAAAAATCTGTAATTTTACTTATTGGTATTCAGGGAAGTGGTAAAACAACGAGTGCTGCAAAACTTGCAAGATATATTCAGAAAAAAGGTTTAAGACCCGGATTAATTGCAGCAGATGTTTACAGGCCTGCAGCATACCAGCAGTTAAAACAGCTTTCTGAAAAAATAAATGTTCCACTATTTGGTGACGAAACAAGAACAAAAACACCTGTAGAAATCACTAAAGAAGGAATGGAAAAACTAAAAAAAGTAGATGTTGTAATCATCGATACAGCAGGTAGGCACAAGGAAGAAGAAGGTCTTTTAGCTGAAATGAAAGAAATGAAAGATTTAACGAATCCAAATGAGATAATCCTTGTAATTGATGGAACTTTAGGTCAGCAGGCTAAAAATCAAGCAAAAGCATTCAAAGAATCCGTTTCAGAAATTGGAAGTATTTTGGTTACAAAATTAGATGGTTCTGCAAAAGGTGGTGGTGCGTTGAGTGCTGTTGCAGAAATAAATGCTCCAATTAAATTTATTGGAACTGGTGAAGGGGTTGATAATTTAGAACAGTTCGACCCAAAAAAATTCATCTCCAGAATTCTTGGATTGGGAGATTTAGATTCCCTTTTAGAGAAAACTGAAGATATAATGGACGAATCAACGGAAGAAAGTATTGATTCTATCTTAAAGGGTAAATTTACATTAATCGAGCTTTATGCACAGCTTGAGACAATATCCAAAATGGGTCCTATGAAACAGATTTTAAGCATGATTCCTGGAATGGGCGGAAACATGCCAAAAGAAGCTGCACAGTTAACGGAAGCTAAATTAAAAAGATACAAGATCATGATGGACTCAATGACAATGGAAGAAAAAGAAAATCCTGAACTTATAAAAACTTCAAGGCTTCAAAGAATTGCAAAAGGGGCAGGAGTAAAACAGGAAGAAATAAAGGATCTTTTAAAATACTATTCAACGACTAAAAATGCGTTTGGAAATTTGAAGCGCGGAAAAATGCCAAAAATGGGCGGACAGATGGGCCAGATCATGAGGCAGTTAATGTATAAGGATTAA
- the npdG gene encoding NADPH-dependent F420 reductase, with protein MKIAILGGTGDQGFGLALRFSKNHEILIGSRKAEKAIEASENALKIISDKGYSADIKGMTNLEASKLADVVIVSLPFEYTISTIKELKEALKGKIVVSIGVPLATAIGDKPTRVIACPQGSVAELIQEMLPESKVVSGFQNICSKCLEDLDCEVACDVLIAGNDNDAKKVIVELASEIPGVRGIDAGKLEISKFIEQITPLLIQLNIKYKLKGAGIHITGLNL; from the coding sequence ATGAAGATTGCGATACTTGGTGGAACAGGAGATCAAGGATTTGGCCTTGCACTTAGATTTTCAAAAAATCATGAAATATTGATCGGATCAAGAAAAGCTGAAAAAGCCATTGAAGCTTCCGAAAATGCTTTGAAAATAATTTCAGATAAAGGATATTCTGCAGATATTAAAGGAATGACCAACCTTGAAGCTTCAAAATTAGCAGATGTAGTTATTGTATCATTGCCCTTTGAATATACAATTTCCACAATAAAAGAATTAAAAGAAGCTTTAAAAGGAAAAATTGTTGTATCAATTGGAGTTCCACTTGCAACAGCAATCGGAGACAAACCAACAAGAGTTATTGCATGCCCTCAAGGGTCAGTTGCAGAATTAATCCAAGAAATGCTTCCAGAATCAAAAGTTGTCAGCGGATTTCAAAACATCTGCTCAAAATGTTTAGAAGATTTAGATTGCGAAGTTGCATGCGATGTTTTAATTGCAGGAAATGACAACGATGCTAAGAAAGTGATTGTTGAACTTGCAAGCGAAATTCCAGGAGTTAGAGGAATTGATGCTGGAAAATTAGAAATTTCAAAATTTATAGAACAAATTACACCATTATTAATACAGTTAAACATAAAATACAAATTAAAAGGTGCTGGAATCCACATTACTGGATTAAACCTTTAA
- a CDS encoding sugar phosphate isomerase/epimerase family protein, translating to MKYGISSLVFLPETLQSSMEKVAANSFDCWEIVSEGSHQLNPKNIKYLRNLREEYDVDLVIHAPFSDLNPASMNRDVRNLTTNSVIEAIEGAFELDANVVTVHPGYLPPLWSDYTKEILDNNFSSLNDIVEMAEDYEVMIGLENMPNYPGVLGVSIESLKDIIKDINSKYLGITFDIGHANTATKNPENFVKELNKIGKGIVHCHIHDNQGIEDEHALIGAGNIDFLKILSELKIINYDNVLSFESKSIRDAVNSRETINKYLSMLEK from the coding sequence ATGAAATATGGGATATCATCTTTAGTATTTTTACCAGAAACTCTGCAGTCCTCAATGGAAAAAGTTGCAGCAAACTCATTTGACTGCTGGGAAATTGTTTCTGAAGGAAGTCATCAGTTAAATCCTAAAAATATAAAATATTTAAGAAATTTAAGAGAAGAATACGATGTTGATTTGGTAATTCACGCACCGTTTTCAGATTTAAATCCTGCATCAATGAATAGAGATGTTAGAAACTTAACAACAAACAGTGTCATTGAAGCAATTGAAGGTGCTTTTGAACTAGATGCAAACGTTGTTACGGTTCACCCTGGATATTTACCGCCACTTTGGTCTGACTATACAAAAGAAATATTGGATAACAATTTTTCTTCATTAAATGATATAGTTGAAATGGCAGAAGACTACGAAGTAATGATTGGTTTAGAAAACATGCCAAATTACCCTGGAGTTTTGGGAGTTTCCATTGAATCATTAAAAGACATTATAAAAGATATCAACTCAAAGTACCTTGGAATTACCTTTGATATTGGTCACGCAAATACTGCAACCAAAAACCCTGAAAATTTCGTAAAAGAGTTAAATAAAATTGGAAAAGGAATTGTCCACTGTCATATTCACGATAATCAAGGAATTGAAGACGAACATGCATTAATTGGTGCTGGAAACATTGACTTTTTAAAAATTTTGAGCGAATTGAAAATTATTAATTACGATAATGTTTTATCTTTTGAATCTAAAAGTATACGAGATGCGGTAAACAGCAGGGAAACGATAAACAAATATCTATCAATGCTTGAAAAATAA
- a CDS encoding FumA C-terminus/TtdB family hydratase beta subunit — MQLKTPLSKEDVRKLKVGDIVYLSGDICTGRDEAHITTIGEKKPPINLENGVIYHAGPIMKKENETWKCVAIGPTTSARMNGLEEDFIRITNISAIVGKGGMDDKLLKTFEEFGVVYLAAPGGCAALLADSINEVKNVYHLELGMPEAFWELSVENFGPLIVAMDSHGNSLYSKVNEDVDKNLENILKNL; from the coding sequence GTGCAATTAAAAACACCCCTTTCAAAGGAAGACGTTAGAAAACTTAAAGTTGGAGATATTGTATACTTAAGCGGTGATATCTGTACCGGAAGAGATGAAGCACATATAACAACAATAGGGGAAAAAAAACCTCCAATAAACCTTGAAAATGGGGTAATTTATCATGCAGGCCCCATAATGAAAAAGGAAAATGAAACTTGGAAATGTGTTGCCATTGGGCCGACAACATCTGCTCGAATGAATGGACTCGAGGAAGACTTCATAAGAATTACAAATATTTCAGCAATTGTTGGAAAAGGTGGCATGGATGATAAGCTTTTGAAGACTTTTGAAGAATTCGGTGTAGTATACCTTGCAGCCCCGGGGGGTTGTGCGGCACTTTTGGCAGATTCGATTAATGAAGTAAAAAACGTTTATCATCTTGAACTTGGAATGCCAGAAGCGTTCTGGGAATTAAGTGTTGAAAATTTTGGACCATTAATTGTAGCAATGGATTCTCACGGAAATAGTTTATATTCTAAAGTTAACGAAGATGTCGATAAAAATTTAGAAAATATTCTCAAAAACTTATAA
- a CDS encoding 30S ribosomal protein S19 — protein MARQKKYSGKGGARKKNKQKQNVAPRRRVEFKYKGFSLEELQEMPIKKFMEIVPSRQRRTMARGITPKQRKLVMKIKKARRLTNRGKDARVIRTHCRDFVITPEMIGLTFGIYNGKEFKEIKLVEETVGRFLGEMAPTRGVVQHGSPGMGATRGSMFVPIK, from the coding sequence ATGGCCAGACAAAAAAAGTATAGTGGCAAAGGTGGCGCCAGAAAGAAAAATAAACAAAAACAAAATGTGGCACCAAGAAGAAGAGTAGAATTTAAATACAAAGGCTTCAGTTTGGAAGAACTTCAAGAGATGCCTATCAAAAAATTCATGGAAATTGTTCCTTCAAGACAAAGAAGAACAATGGCCAGAGGAATCACTCCTAAACAAAGAAAATTAGTTATGAAAATCAAAAAAGCTAGAAGATTAACAAACAGAGGCAAAGATGCAAGAGTTATAAGAACTCACTGCAGAGACTTTGTTATTACTCCTGAAATGATTGGATTAACATTTGGTATCTACAACGGTAAAGAATTCAAAGAAATTAAATTAGTTGAAGAAACCGTTGGAAGATTCTTAGGAGAAATGGCTCCAACAAGAGGCGTTGTTCAACACGGTTCACCAGGTATGGGTGCAACAAGAGGTTCAATGTTCGTTCCAATTAAATAA
- a CDS encoding 50S ribosomal protein L2, producing the protein MGKRLISQNRGRGTPKYRSPTHKRKGAVKYRSYDEMEKDGKILGTVIDILHDPGRSAPVAKVKFANDEERLVLIPEGIQVGEEIECGISAEIKPGNVLPLGEIPEGIPVYNIETIPGDGGKLVRSGGCYAHVISHDVGKTIVRLPSGFSKVLNPACRATVGVVAGGGRKEKPFVKAGKKYHSLSAKAVAWPKVRGVAMNAVDHPYGGGRHQHIGKPSSVSRHTSPGRKVGHIASRRTGKR; encoded by the coding sequence ATGGGTAAAAGACTGATTTCCCAGAATAGAGGACGAGGGACTCCGAAATACAGATCCCCCACTCATAAAAGAAAAGGTGCAGTTAAATACAGAAGTTACGACGAAATGGAAAAAGACGGAAAAATCCTCGGAACTGTTATTGATATATTACACGACCCTGGAAGATCTGCACCTGTAGCAAAAGTAAAATTTGCTAATGATGAAGAAAGATTAGTGTTAATTCCAGAAGGAATTCAAGTTGGGGAAGAGATTGAATGCGGTATCAGCGCAGAAATCAAACCTGGAAACGTTTTACCACTTGGAGAAATCCCAGAAGGTATTCCAGTATACAACATTGAAACCATCCCTGGAGATGGCGGTAAATTAGTAAGATCTGGTGGATGCTACGCACACGTTATTTCCCACGATGTTGGAAAAACTATCGTAAGATTACCTTCAGGTTTTTCAAAAGTATTGAACCCTGCATGCAGAGCAACAGTTGGTGTTGTAGCAGGTGGTGGAAGAAAAGAAAAACCATTTGTTAAAGCAGGTAAAAAATACCATTCATTAAGCGCTAAAGCTGTTGCATGGCCAAAAGTTAGAGGTGTTGCAATGAACGCTGTAGATCACCCTTACGGTGGTGGAAGACACCAGCACATAGGAAAACCTTCAAGCGTTTCAAGACATACATCCCCAGGTAGAAAAGTAGGACATATCGCTTCAAGAAGAACCGGTAAACGATAA
- a CDS encoding 50S ribosomal protein L23 encodes MDAFDVIKTPIVSEKTMKLIEEENRLVFYVERKATKADVRAAIKELFDAEVADINTSITPKGKKKAYITLKDEYNAGEVAASLGIY; translated from the coding sequence ATGGATGCCTTTGATGTTATAAAAACACCAATCGTTAGTGAAAAAACAATGAAACTCATTGAAGAAGAAAACAGATTGGTATTTTACGTTGAAAGAAAAGCAACAAAAGCAGACGTTAGAGCAGCAATTAAAGAATTGTTCGATGCTGAAGTTGCAGACATAAACACAAGCATTACTCCAAAAGGAAAGAAAAAAGCATACATTACGTTGAAAGATGAATACAACGCTGGAGAAGTAGCTGCAAGCTTAGGAATCTACTAA
- the rpl4p gene encoding 50S ribosomal protein L4 yields MNVKVYNLDGSEKGDIELPAVFEAEYRPDLIKRAVISSLTAKLQPKGCDAFAGYRTSAKSIGKGHGKARVRRTAQGAGAFVPQAVGGRRAHPPKVEKILFERINRKEKLKALASAIAASANPEIVSARGHKIEGVPSLPLVVNAEFESLVKTKEVLEVFKTLKLDADLERAKDGVKIRAGRGKLRGRKYIKPKSVLVVVGDACEAITASRNLAGVDVITANDLSAIHIAPGTMAGRLTLWTENAIEKINGRF; encoded by the coding sequence ATGAATGTTAAAGTTTACAATTTAGATGGTTCTGAAAAGGGAGATATTGAATTACCCGCTGTATTTGAAGCAGAATACAGGCCTGATTTAATTAAAAGGGCAGTAATCTCATCATTAACCGCAAAATTACAACCAAAAGGTTGCGATGCATTTGCAGGATACAGAACTTCAGCAAAATCAATCGGAAAAGGACACGGTAAAGCTAGAGTTAGAAGAACCGCACAAGGTGCTGGTGCATTCGTACCCCAAGCAGTTGGTGGAAGAAGAGCTCACCCTCCTAAAGTTGAAAAAATCTTATTCGAAAGAATAAACAGAAAAGAAAAATTAAAAGCATTAGCAAGTGCTATTGCAGCTTCAGCAAACCCTGAAATCGTTTCAGCAAGAGGCCACAAAATTGAAGGTGTTCCTTCATTACCTTTGGTTGTTAACGCAGAATTTGAGAGCCTTGTTAAAACAAAAGAAGTTTTAGAAGTTTTCAAAACTTTAAAATTAGATGCTGACTTAGAAAGAGCTAAAGACGGCGTTAAAATTAGAGCAGGAAGGGGAAAATTAAGAGGAAGAAAATACATAAAACCAAAAAGTGTTTTGGTTGTTGTAGGCGATGCATGTGAAGCAATTACTGCATCAAGAAACCTCGCAGGTGTAGATGTAATTACAGCTAACGATTTAAGCGCAATACACATTGCACCAGGAACAATGGCTGGAAGATTAACACTCTGGACTGAAAATGCCATTGAAAAAATAAACGGAAGATTTTAA
- a CDS encoding 50S ribosomal protein L3, whose amino-acid sequence MGMKKNRPRRGSLAFSPRKRAKKLVPKIRSWPADKKVGLQAFPVYKAGTTHALLIENNPKSPNSSQEVFTPVTVLETPDVTVAGIRLYEKTTKGLKALTEVWAEQLDSDLGRKLTLAKKEEKKTVDALDAVLEKATEVRAIVHTNPKTTGIPKKKPEVVEIRIGGSSVAERLAYAKEILGKTLAISDVFEAGEIIDTLAITKGKGFQGSVKRWGIKVQFGKHQRKGVGRHTGSIGPWRPRRVMWTVPLPGQMGFHQRTEYNKRILKLGSEGAEITPKGGFLNYGAVKNGYVVVKGTVQGPAKRLVVLRGSVRAAEDKFGLPEIAYISTESKQGN is encoded by the coding sequence ATGGGTATGAAAAAAAATAGACCTCGTAGAGGTTCCCTAGCATTTAGCCCAAGAAAAAGAGCTAAGAAATTAGTTCCTAAAATCAGATCATGGCCTGCAGATAAAAAAGTAGGGCTCCAAGCATTCCCTGTATACAAAGCAGGAACAACACATGCTTTATTGATCGAAAACAACCCTAAAAGTCCAAACAGCAGTCAGGAAGTATTCACACCTGTAACTGTATTAGAAACACCGGACGTTACCGTAGCAGGAATCAGACTCTACGAAAAAACAACCAAAGGGTTAAAAGCATTAACTGAAGTATGGGCTGAACAGTTAGACAGCGACTTAGGAAGAAAATTAACTTTAGCTAAAAAAGAAGAGAAAAAAACTGTTGATGCTTTAGACGCAGTTTTAGAAAAAGCTACAGAAGTAAGAGCTATTGTTCACACAAACCCAAAAACTACAGGAATACCAAAGAAAAAACCTGAAGTTGTTGAAATTAGAATCGGTGGATCATCAGTTGCTGAAAGATTAGCTTACGCTAAAGAAATCTTAGGCAAAACACTCGCAATTAGCGATGTTTTCGAAGCTGGCGAAATTATCGATACCTTAGCAATTACAAAAGGTAAAGGATTCCAAGGATCAGTTAAAAGATGGGGAATCAAAGTTCAATTTGGAAAACACCAAAGAAAAGGTGTTGGTAGACACACAGGTTCAATCGGTCCATGGAGACCTAGAAGAGTTATGTGGACTGTACCATTACCTGGTCAAATGGGTTTCCACCAAAGAACTGAATACAACAAAAGAATCTTAAAATTAGGCAGCGAAGGCGCTGAAATTACACCTAAAGGCGGATTCTTAAACTACGGTGCTGTTAAAAACGGCTACGTTGTAGTTAAGGGAACTGTTCAAGGTCCTGCAAAAAGATTAGTAGTTTTAAGAGGATCTGTAAGAGCTGCTGAAGACAAATTCGGCTTACCTGAAATTGCTTACATCAGTACAGAATCCAAACAAGGAAACTAA
- a CDS encoding translin family protein, translated as MKNSSYLLEFFEKKNETREKILKISREIVKDSGLIIRKTQKGETVDFSDIEEKLKKLKNYSENHFEFQKYRGTPEQEYVEARVYYSVIFENKILEFSDFESTLEENYILGLCDVIGELRRITLESIRKDEKTKAELYFEYMNKIYDFLMEFDNYHVIDGLRRKQDVSRSLIEKTHGDIVNFNENLKLRIELSKFNK; from the coding sequence GTGAAAAATAGTTCTTATCTACTCGAATTCTTTGAAAAAAAGAATGAAACAAGGGAAAAAATTTTGAAGATTTCAAGGGAAATTGTAAAGGATTCAGGATTAATTATTCGAAAAACACAGAAAGGGGAAACGGTAGATTTTTCAGATATTGAAGAAAAATTAAAGAAATTAAAAAATTATTCAGAAAATCACTTTGAATTCCAAAAATATCGTGGAACGCCAGAACAAGAGTATGTAGAAGCAAGAGTTTACTATTCTGTAATTTTTGAAAATAAAATTTTGGAGTTTTCCGATTTTGAAAGTACTTTAGAAGAAAACTATATTTTGGGATTGTGCGATGTTATCGGCGAACTTAGAAGAATAACTCTTGAATCGATTCGAAAAGATGAAAAAACAAAAGCAGAACTTTATTTTGAATATATGAATAAAATTTATGACTTTTTAATGGAATTTGATAATTACCACGTAATTGATGGACTTAGGAGAAAACAAGACGTTTCAAGAAGTTTGATCGAAAAAACACATGGGGATATAGTTAACTTCAATGAAAACCTGAAACTTAGAATAGAACTTTCAAAATTTAATAAATAA
- a CDS encoding DUF4870 domain-containing protein, giving the protein MALFGLKDTHTALLAYLLGFVSGIIVLLLEKESSFVKFHAMQSTIAFGAIFILNIISGYIPIVGGILGNLLSLIGLIIWIVGMIKAYQGERYKFPIIGDIAEKQI; this is encoded by the coding sequence ATGGCACTATTTGGTCTTAAAGATACACACACGGCACTTTTGGCATACCTATTAGGCTTTGTTTCGGGAATAATTGTATTACTCCTTGAAAAAGAAAGTAGTTTTGTAAAATTCCACGCAATGCAGTCTACAATTGCATTTGGAGCAATATTCATTTTAAATATCATTTCTGGTTATATTCCCATTGTTGGCGGTATTTTAGGCAATCTTTTAAGTTTAATTGGATTAATAATCTGGATTGTAGGCATGATAAAAGCATACCAAGGCGAAAGATACAAATTCCCTATAATTGGAGATATTGCAGAAAAACAAATTTAA
- a CDS encoding NAD(P)H-hydrate dehydratase has protein sequence MIIAGAVPIKGMELIKGPVKLNKDTFEIKNKELPISMGTCALLGAAFKTLEYFGKEDELKFITAGDIGEGDGSLKIYEELHEINDDLTIIHYIKPKISEIIKVDFSKNVIGDAGGMYAGKAAGIGDKFHMFFPDVGELAFLADENSSHPAYVRGFISEIDDQEIPKLIKMAYTQKMPKNMVVKGSKDHIVNEGNIVDTVEYPKFEAMECIGGTGDTLTGITSSLIACGFKTEKAGILGCKLNRKLGELVKPSPDTQIYEIIQKMPEALKEFDL, from the coding sequence ATGATTATTGCAGGTGCTGTACCGATAAAAGGAATGGAACTTATCAAAGGTCCTGTCAAATTAAATAAAGATACTTTTGAAATAAAAAATAAAGAACTTCCAATATCTATGGGAACCTGCGCTCTTTTGGGTGCGGCGTTTAAAACGTTGGAATATTTTGGAAAAGAAGATGAATTAAAATTCATTACTGCGGGAGATATTGGGGAAGGAGATGGAAGTTTAAAAATTTACGAAGAACTGCATGAAATTAATGATGATTTGACAATTATCCACTACATAAAACCAAAAATATCTGAAATTATTAAAGTTGATTTCTCAAAAAACGTCATTGGTGATGCAGGTGGAATGTATGCTGGAAAAGCTGCAGGAATTGGGGATAAATTTCACATGTTTTTCCCTGATGTTGGAGAGCTCGCATTTTTAGCAGATGAAAATTCATCCCACCCTGCATATGTAAGGGGATTTATTTCAGAAATTGACGACCAAGAAATTCCAAAACTAATCAAAATGGCATATACACAAAAAATGCCAAAAAATATGGTTGTAAAGGGAAGTAAAGACCATATTGTAAATGAAGGAAATATTGTAGATACTGTTGAATATCCAAAATTTGAAGCAATGGAATGCATTGGAGGAACTGGAGATACCCTGACAGGAATTACTTCTTCATTGATTGCATGTGGATTTAAAACAGAAAAAGCAGGAATACTTGGATGTAAACTAAATAGAAAATTAGGAGAACTTGTAAAACCAAGCCCCGATACGCAAATTTATGAAATCATTCAAAAAATGCCTGAAGCTTTAAAAGAATTTGATCTATAA
- a CDS encoding DUF3343 domain-containing protein, whose amino-acid sequence MSSIFNKLNTILNPKKEEKKGNGLILFKNVKEAISAERILKNYSVKVVAPPQEVREGCDLAVEYDLVEEMGIKRELEKNNLNAVKFISLDDASMEPLNLVKVKEIDGFTLVRSGNMKITIDKVGKIVNVSGGGCPDVPYLNLKLKGKNILKIPEEDTPKNLGYTLCAYTLNKAFEKAKTIALEGTK is encoded by the coding sequence ATGTCTTCGATTTTCAATAAATTAAACACAATTCTAAATCCCAAAAAAGAAGAAAAAAAGGGAAATGGATTAATATTATTTAAAAATGTAAAAGAGGCCATATCTGCAGAAAGAATTTTAAAAAATTATTCTGTAAAAGTTGTAGCTCCGCCTCAGGAAGTAAGGGAAGGTTGTGATTTAGCAGTTGAATATGACCTTGTAGAAGAAATGGGAATTAAACGGGAACTTGAAAAAAATAACTTAAATGCAGTTAAATTCATATCATTAGATGACGCTTCGATGGAACCTCTGAATCTTGTGAAAGTAAAAGAAATTGATGGATTTACTCTTGTAAGATCCGGAAACATGAAAATTACAATTGATAAAGTTGGAAAAATTGTAAACGTGTCTGGAGGGGGCTGTCCAGATGTTCCTTACCTAAATTTAAAACTAAAAGGGAAGAATATTCTAAAAATACCTGAAGAAGATACTCCAAAAAATTTAGGATACACGCTGTGTGCATACACACTCAATAAAGCTTTTGAAAAAGCGAAAACAATTGCATTAGAGGGTACAAAATGA
- a CDS encoding YeeE/YedE thiosulfate transporter family protein yields the protein MSYVPAIATLAFGILLGYLGQRSSMCFCGGIRDYYLMKDTWLVKGLLGFVGGAILGAVIFNVIGMLPLFPWIATKGLTAIPGDAAGSLGFGAHFIVTIIGGFGVGFLSIIQGGCPFRNYVMAGEGNQTAMAYVLGLAVGAVVFHMWVAPFVLSILA from the coding sequence ATGAGTTACGTACCTGCAATTGCCACTTTGGCATTTGGTATTCTTTTAGGATACTTAGGACAGAGATCATCAATGTGCTTTTGTGGAGGTATCAGGGATTACTACCTCATGAAAGATACATGGTTAGTTAAAGGTTTACTCGGATTTGTCGGAGGAGCCATACTTGGTGCAGTTATATTCAATGTTATTGGAATGCTTCCATTATTCCCATGGATTGCAACAAAAGGACTCACAGCAATTCCCGGAGATGCTGCAGGAAGCTTAGGCTTTGGTGCACACTTCATAGTTACAATCATTGGTGGTTTTGGAGTTGGATTCCTCTCAATTATTCAAGGTGGATGTCCATTTAGAAACTACGTGATGGCAGGAGAAGGAAACCAAACTGCTATGGCATACGTACTTGGTTTAGCAGTTGGTGCAGTAGTATTCCACATGTGGGTAGCTCCATTTGTTCTGTCAATTTTAGCATAA
- a CDS encoding cytochrome c: MKVSPLQTGLIAGFSAILLEVIFKVSPPPAYGLCVACHTRDLVNWIVNSVAGTTLGMAPVSKLIPLLTVVGLLIGALIGAIVHKDFKIRKTHGLVTGFILGFLVLNFALLMGGCPVRMGLRTAYGDLFGLLGILGIAAGVIVSTEVYLKKA; the protein is encoded by the coding sequence ATGAAAGTTTCACCATTGCAGACTGGCCTTATCGCAGGTTTTTCCGCAATACTCTTGGAAGTTATCTTTAAAGTAAGTCCGCCTCCAGCATACGGACTCTGTGTTGCATGCCACACGAGAGACCTTGTGAACTGGATCGTAAATAGCGTTGCTGGAACCACATTAGGAATGGCTCCAGTATCAAAATTAATTCCTTTGTTAACTGTTGTTGGTTTATTAATCGGTGCACTAATTGGTGCAATTGTTCACAAAGATTTCAAAATTAGAAAAACCCATGGTTTAGTTACTGGATTCATACTTGGATTTTTAGTACTCAACTTTGCACTTTTAATGGGTGGTTGCCCAGTTAGAATGGGTTTAAGAACCGCTTACGGAGATTTATTTGGTTTACTCGGTATTTTAGGTATTGCTGCCGGAGTAATCGTTTCTACTGAAGTATATCTAAAAAAGGCATAA